A genome region from Camelina sativa cultivar DH55 chromosome 10, Cs, whole genome shotgun sequence includes the following:
- the LOC104717565 gene encoding uncharacterized protein LOC104717565 produces the protein MDTSSHMSCVLKINMQTRGWEKSMHKLIRDIPDVTYMIDAAMGLAYVSGKINPEIILKIRKCKKHVQLIQIDYGHNLTPRSSSYYLPTTTGYNQPQPPTPMSQAPAQPYMHYLQIPYEQPQVAYPYFNPYL, from the exons ATGGACACATCTTCTCATAtg TCATgcgttttaaaaatcaatatgCAAACCCGTGGATGGGAAAAATCCATGCATAAGCTCATTAGGGATATCCCAG ATGTGACATACATGATCGACGCCGCGATGGGATTGGCCTACGTCTCCGGCAAGATCAACCCTGAGATTATCCTGAAGATTCGGAAATGTAAGAAACATGTTCAGCTCATCCAGATCGATTACGGCCACAATTTGACTCCCAGATCCAGCTCTTACTACTTACCCACCACCACTGGTTACAATCAGCCACAACCACCAACGCCCATGTCTCAGGCCCCGGCGCAACCGTATATGCATTACCTCCAAATCCCGTACGAACAGCCTCAAGTAGCTTATCCTTATTTCAATCCCTATCTCTAA
- the LOC104722271 gene encoding mitochondrial import inner membrane translocase subunit TIM22-2: MAADDSSKAIDINGNLDSDSNLNTDGGEATGNDSSSKALVTIPAPAVCLFRFAGDSAGGAVMGSIFGYGSGLFKKKGFKGSFADAGQSAKTFAVLSGVHSLVVCLLKQVRGKDDAINVGVAGCCTGLALSFPGAPQALLQSCLTFGAFSFILEGLNKRQTALAHSVSLRHQTGNSQDCHRPLPLSLALPIPEEIKGAFSSFCKSLAKPRKF, from the exons ATGGCGGCCGATGATTCTTCGAAAGCTATTGACATCAACGGGAATCTAGACTCCGATTCGAACCTTAACACTGACGGTGGCGAAGCGACGGGAAACGATTCCTCATCAAAGGCATTGGTTACTATCCCTGCTCCCGCCGTTTGTCTTTTCCGGTTCGCCGGAGATTCTGCCGGTGGCGCTGTCATGGGCTCTATCTTCGGATACg GTTCAGGATTGTTCAAGAAGAAAGGCTTTAAAGGATCTTTTGCAGATGCAGGGCAGTCTGCAAAG ACTTTTGCTGTTTTATCTGGAGTCCATAGTTTGGTTGTTTGCCTTCTCAAGCAAGTGCGTGGGAAAGATGACG CCATTAATGTTGGAGTTGCTGGGTGCTGCACTGGCCTAGCTCTTAGTTTCCCTG GTGCTCCACAAGCTCTTCTGCAGAGTTGCCTCACTTTTGGGGCATTCTCTTTTATCCTTGAGGGACTCAACAAAAGACAAACCGCTCTGGCGCATTCGGTATCGTTGAGACACCAAACCGGAAATTCCCAAGATTGTCATCGTCCTTTACCACTGTCTCTTGCTCTACCGATCCCTGAAGAAATCAAAGGAGCCTTCTCTTCTTTCTGCAAGTCCTTAGCTAAACCCAGGAAGTTCTAA
- the LOC104717569 gene encoding kinesin-like protein KIN-12F: MKSPAILSENRFLGSITSSSIRNLLPKSISAKQKPPIQNPETKIPRSNDENSIPVDPNQQAVDQFTKDGESLANVGELVEDKKMGQINLAEDNRSLVNSPLKFEAKSVISRRTNSVPSEITEEDDDPLGDQIRELKEELVRTKSDGYKPDGIKSGHFARDSLSQLRVSINKSLLMSCPRKDESERQEVNVDGDDVLELNKHIDKFHGSFDSSVHSSFGSASCYEAESMSEEDDDDVCSQDLEMPKHGNLKDADFADDCDPSQLDNVGFDVAGSGISIRSQLPTHILEEPIFSESPKFKNVQKSVAASTKFSASPRNVSESSNIGNMKANQVSPSMSKKLSGPTDSLAASLQRGLQIIDYHQGSSLSKSSSVSFSFGHMALKPCAEAENLNASVQSFRKDKAPVCLSCNKKVEQEAEVTEAGSNEKHLKNMCMEQAAKIEELTRLLRKSGDGEDGIEVIKETYETKQVSEEFGKANFDVSEKEALLKEIADLKSKLQPTKSTDNVRSSLLLRSIQMRKSIDVTKIGENSDILEKEREIWTEMESEWIILTDDLRMDIDNHRSRAESLEIELKQEKLATEELNDALSRAMLGHSRFIEQYTELQEKYNELGEKHSVMMAGITDVKKAASKAAMNGRHGKRFAKAFSAELSAIRAEKEKERELLKKENKSLRNQVQDTAEAVQAAGELLVRLRESEQALQVSEERYSVVEEEKERLKKQMEQLKSRHKTEIGTMKQYLAESKLPGSALLQPWYKDEEKENEIEEVSEQHQTKAVSFDDYDDDQAWRAEFGATYQDHLY; the protein is encoded by the exons ATGAAGTCTCCAGCGATATTAAGCGAGAACAGGTTCTTAGGCAGCATTACAAGTTCTTCCATCCGAAATTTGCTTCCAAAATCAATCTCAGCGAAGCAGAAACCACCAATCCAAAACCCAGAAACTAAGATTCCCAGATCCAACGACGAGAACTCTATTCCTGTAGATCCAAATCAACAGGCTGTTGATCAATTCACCAAGGATGGTGAATCCCTAGCAAATGTCGGAGAGCTTGTTGAG GACAAGAAAATGGGACAAATCAATTTGGCTGAAGACAATCGAAGTCTTGTGAATTCACCATTGAAGTTTGAAGCCAAAAGTGTGATTTCTAGAAGAACCAATTCAGTGCCTAGTGAAATTACAGAGGAAGACGACGACCCATTGGGTGACCAGATTCGAGAACTAAAg GAAGAGCTCGTAAGGACAAAATCTGATGGGTACAAACCTGATGGAATTAAGAGTGGACACTTTGCAAGGGACAGTTTGAGTCAACTGAGAGTCAGTATCAACAAATCTTTACTCATGTCTTGTCCAAGAAAAGATGAGTCTGAGAGGCAAGAGGTGAATGTGGATGGTGATGATGTGCTGGAACTGAATAAACATATTGACAAGTTTCATGGTTCTTTTGATTCTTCTGTTCACTCCTCATTTGGAAGTGCTTCATGCTACGAAGCAGAGTCGATGagtgaagaggatgatgatgatgtctgcTCACAAGACTTGGAGATGCCCAAGCATGGAAACCTTAAAGATGCTGACTTTGCAGATGATTGTGATCCAAGCCAGCTCGACAATGTTGGATTCGATGTAGCGGGTAGTGGCATTTCAATCAGATCACAGCTTCCTACACATATTCTAGAAGAGCCCATTTTCTCAGAATCTCCCAAGTTTAAGAATGTCCAGAAGAGCGTGGCTGCATCGACAAAGTTTTCAGCAAGTCCTAGGAATGTGTCTGAGAGTTCCAACATTGGAAACATGAAAGCCAATCAAGTTAGCCCTTCTATGTCAAAGAAGCTTTCAGGTCCTACAGATTCTCTAGCTGCTAGTCTTCAGAGAGGACTGCAAATTATAGACTATCATCAAGGGAGCTCACTATCAAAAAGCTCTtctgtttccttctcttttggCCATATGGCACTGAAACCCTGCGCAGAAGCTGAAAATCTTAATGCTTCAGTCCAATCATTTAGAAAAGATAAAGCTCCTGTGTGTCTTTCATGTAACAAGAAAGTTGAACAAGAAGCTGAA GTAACAGAAGCTGGTTCGAACGAAAAACATCTCAAGAACATGTGTATGGAGCAAGCAGCTAAAATTGAGGAGCTAACTCGCCTG CTTAGGAAATctggagatggagaagatggaATAGAGGTCATCAAGGAAACATATGAGACAAAACAAGTTAGTGAAGAGTTTGGAAAAGCAAACTTTGATGTAAGCGAAAAGGAAGCTCTTCTCAAGGAGATTGCAGACCTAAAGAGCAAGCTGCAGCCTACTAAGTCTACAGACAATGTGAGATCCTCTTTGCTACTACGATCCATTCAAATGCGCAAAAGCATTGATGTTACCAAGATTGGTGAGAACAGTGATATTCTAGAGAAAGAAAGGGAGATATGGACAGAAATGGAGAGTGAGTGGATAATCTTAACAGATGATCTCAGAATGGATATCGATAACCATCGTAGTCGAGCTGAGAGTCTAGAGATTGAGCTCAAGCAAGAGAAGTTAGCCACTGAAGAGTTGAATGACGCACTCTCTAGAGCTATGCTTGGACACAGTAGGTTCATAGAGCAGTACACGGAGCTGCAGGAGAAGTACAATGAACTTGGGGAGAAGCATAGTGTGATGATGGCTGGAATAACAGATGTAAAAAAGGCAGCATCCAAGGCCGCTATGAACGGTCGCCATGGAAAGCGTTTCGCCAAAGCCTTTTCAGCTGAGCTTTCTGCCATCAGAgctgagaaagagaaagaaagagagctaTTGAAGAAGGAGAACAAAAGCCTAAGAAATCAGGTTCAAGATACAGCTGAAGCTGTCCAAGCTGCTGGTGAACTACTTGTCAGACTTAGAGAATCAGAACAAGCCTTACAAGTCTCTGAG GAACGATATAGCGtggtggaagaagagaaagagaggctGAAGAAGCAAATGGAGCAGCTAAAGAGCAGACACAAGACAGAAATAGGGACAATGAAGCAATACTTAGCAGAGAGCAAATTACCAGGATCAGCACTATTGCAGCCATGGTACAAGGATGAGGAGAAGGAGAATGAAATAGAAGAAGTATCAGAACAACATCAAACAAAGGCTGTAAGTTTCGATGACTACGATGATGATCAGGCTTGGAGAGCAGAGTTCGGAGCTACATATCAAGACCACCTTTACTGA
- the LOC104717570 gene encoding heterogeneous nuclear ribonucleoprotein 1-like isoform X2, translated as MNLEEQKMESGSDLGKLFIGGISWDTDEERLREYFGKYGDLVEAVIMRDRTTGRARGFGFIVFADPSVAERVIMEKHIIDGRTVEAKKAVPRDDQQVLKRHASPMHLISPSHGGNGGGARTKKIFVGGLPSSITEAEFKNYFDQFGTIADVVVMYDHNTQRPRGFGFITFDSEESVDMVLHKTFHELNGKMVEVKRAVPKELSSTPPNRSPLLGYGNNYGVVSNRSSANSYFNSFPPGYNNNNLGSAGRFSPIGSGRNAFSSFGLGLNQELNLNSNFDGNTLGYSRIQGNQYFNGASPNRYNSPIGYNRGDSAYNPSNRDLWGNRSDSSGPGWNLGVSGGGNNRGNWGLSSVTSDTNGYGRSYGMGSGLSGLSFSGNTNGFDGSIGELYRGNSVYSDSTWQQQSMPHNQSSSNEFDGLSRSYGFGIDNVGSDPSANASEGYPGNYNVGNRQTNRGIEA; from the exons ATGAATCTGGAG gagcAAAAGATGGAATCGGGATCGGATCTGGGAAAGCTCTTCATTGGCGGGATTTCATGGGATACAGATGAAGAACGGCTGCGAGAGTATTTTGGCAAGTATGGAGATTTGGTTGAAGCTGTGATCATGAGAGACCGTACCACTGGACGTGCTCGTGGCTTTGGCTTTATCGTCTTTGCAGATCCTTCTGTTGCAGAGAGAGTGATCATGGAGAAACACATCATTGATGGCCGCACG GTCGAGGCGAAGAAAGCTGTCCCACGGGATGATCAGCAAGTGCTAAAACGACATGCCAGTCCAATGCACCTTATCTCACCCAGCCATGGTGGTAATGGTGGCGGAGCACGGACAAAGAAGATCTTTGTTGGAGGTTTACCGTCTAGCATTACTGAGGCTGAGTTCAAGAACTACTTTGATCAGTTTGGTACAATTGCTGATGTTGTGGTAATGTATGATCATAATACACAGAGGCCAAGAGGCTTTGGCTTCATCACTTTCGATTCTGAAGAGTCTGTTGATATGGTTCTCCACAAGACCTTCCATGAGTTAAACGGAAAGATGGTCGAGGTTAAAAGAGCAGTGCCAAAGGAGCTCTCCTCGACTCCTCCTAACCGAAGCCCGCTTCTTGGGTATGGTAACAACTATGGAGTGGTCTCTAACAGGTCATCTGCTAATAGCTACTTCAATAGTTTCCCTCCTGGTTATAACAACAATAATCTAGGCTCTGCTGGCCGGTTTAGTCCTATTG GTAGCGGTAGAAATGCTTTCTCTAGCTTTGGTCTCGGTTTGAATCAAGAACTGAATTTGAATTCAAACTTTGATGGAAACACTCTTGGTTATAGCCGGATCCAGGGCAACCAATACTTCAACGGTGCTTCACCAAACCGTTACAACTCTCCAATTGGGTACAATAGAGGTGACTCTGCTTACAACCCGAGCAACAGAGACTTGTGGGGAAACAGAAGCGATTCTTCAGGTCCCGGTTGGAACTTGGGAGTATCGGGTGGTGGTAACAACAGAGGAAACTGGGGACTTTCTTCTGTGACGAGCGATACCAATGGCTATGGAAGAAGCTACGGGATGGGTTCTGGACTTTCTGGGCTGTCATTTTCGGGTAACACGAATGGTTTTGATGGCTCTATAGGGGAATTGTATAGAGGCAACTCGGTTTACAGCGACTCAACATGGCAGCAGCAGTCAATGCCTCATAATCAGTCTTCTTCTAATGAGTTTGACGGCTTGTCTCGCTCTTATGGCTTTGGTATTGACAATGTAGGCTCAGACCCATCTGCTAATGCCTCAGAAGGTTACCCTGGAAACTACAATGTCGGAAATAGACAAACAAATAGAG GTATTGAAGCATAG
- the LOC104717570 gene encoding heterogeneous nuclear ribonucleoprotein 1-like isoform X1, giving the protein MNLEEQKMESGSDLGKLFIGGISWDTDEERLREYFGKYGDLVEAVIMRDRTTGRARGFGFIVFADPSVAERVIMEKHIIDGRTVEAKKAVPRDDQQVLKRHASPMHLISPSHGGNGGGARTKKIFVGGLPSSITEAEFKNYFDQFGTIADVVVMYDHNTQRPRGFGFITFDSEESVDMVLHKTFHELNGKMVEVKRAVPKELSSTPPNRSPLLGYGNNYGVVSNRSSANSYFNSFPPGYNNNNLGSAGRFSPIGSGRNAFSSFGLGLNQELNLNSNFDGNTLGYSRIQGNQYFNGASPNRYNSPIGYNRGDSAYNPSNRDLWGNRSDSSGPGWNLGVSGGGNNRGNWGLSSVTSDTNGYGRSYGMGSGLSGLSFSGNTNGFDGSIGELYRGNSVYSDSTWQQQSMPHNQSSSNEFDGLSRSYGFGIDNVGSDPSANASEGYPGNYNVGNRQTNRGIEA; this is encoded by the exons ATGAATCTGGAG gagcAAAAGATGGAATCGGGATCGGATCTGGGAAAGCTCTTCATTGGCGGGATTTCATGGGATACAGATGAAGAACGGCTGCGAGAGTATTTTGGCAAGTATGGAGATTTGGTTGAAGCTGTGATCATGAGAGACCGTACCACTGGACGTGCTCGTGGCTTTGGCTTTATCGTCTTTGCAGATCCTTCTGTTGCAGAGAGAGTGATCATGGAGAAACACATCATTGATGGCCGCACG GTCGAGGCGAAGAAAGCTGTCCCACGGGATGATCAGCAAGTGCTAAAACGACATGCCAGTCCAATGCACCTTATCTCACCCAGCCATGGTGGTAATGGTGGCGGAGCACGGACAAAGAAGATCTTTGTTGGAGGTTTACCGTCTAGCATTACTGAGGCTGAGTTCAAGAACTACTTTGATCAGTTTGGTACAATTGCTGATGTTGTGGTAATGTATGATCATAATACACAGAGGCCAAGAGGCTTTGGCTTCATCACTTTCGATTCTGAAGAGTCTGTTGATATGGTTCTCCACAAGACCTTCCATGAGTTAAACGGAAAGATGGTCGAGGTTAAAAGAGCAGTGCCAAAGGAGCTCTCCTCGACTCCTCCTAACCGAAGCCCGCTTCTTGGGTATGGTAACAACTATGGAGTGGTCTCTAACAGGTCATCTGCTAATAGCTACTTCAATAGTTTCCCTCCTGGTTATAACAACAATAATCTAGGCTCTGCTGGCCGGTTTAGTCCTATTGGTAGCGGTAGAAATGCTTTCTCTAGCTTTGGTCTCGGTTTGAATCAAGAACTGAAT TTGAATTCAAACTTTGATGGAAACACTCTTGGTTATAGCCGGATCCAGGGCAACCAATACTTCAACGGTGCTTCACCAAACCGTTACAACTCTCCAATTGGGTACAATAGAGGTGACTCTGCTTACAACCCGAGCAACAGAGACTTGTGGGGAAACAGAAGCGATTCTTCAGGTCCCGGTTGGAACTTGGGAGTATCGGGTGGTGGTAACAACAGAGGAAACTGGGGACTTTCTTCTGTGACGAGCGATACCAATGGCTATGGAAGAAGCTACGGGATGGGTTCTGGACTTTCTGGGCTGTCATTTTCGGGTAACACGAATGGTTTTGATGGCTCTATAGGGGAATTGTATAGAGGCAACTCGGTTTACAGCGACTCAACATGGCAGCAGCAGTCAATGCCTCATAATCAGTCTTCTTCTAATGAGTTTGACGGCTTGTCTCGCTCTTATGGCTTTGGTATTGACAATGTAGGCTCAGACCCATCTGCTAATGCCTCAGAAGGTTACCCTGGAAACTACAATGTCGGAAATAGACAAACAAATAGAG GTATTGAAGCATAG
- the LOC104717570 gene encoding heterogeneous nuclear ribonucleoprotein 1-like isoform X3: MNLEEQKMESGSDLGKLFIGGISWDTDEERLREYFGKYGDLVEAVIMRDRTTGRARGFGFIVFADPSVAERVIMEKHIIDGRTVEAKKAVPRDDQQVLKRHASPMHLISPSHGGNGGGARTKKIFVGGLPSSITEAEFKNYFDQFGTIADVVVMYDHNTQRPRGFGFITFDSEESVDMVLHKTFHELNGKMVEVKRAVPKELSSTPPNRSPLLGYGNNYGVVSNRSSANSYFNSFPPGYNNNNLGSAGRFSPIGSGRNAFSSFGLGLNQELNLNSNFDGNTLGYSRIQGNQYFNGASPNRYNSPIGYNRGDSAYNPSNRDLWGNRSDSSGPGWNLGVSGGGNNRGNWGLSSVTSDTNGYGRSYGMGSGLSGLSFSGNTNGFDGSIGELYRGNSVYSDSTWQQQSMPHNQSSSNEFDGLSRSYGFGIDNVGSDPSANASEGYPGNYNVGNRQTNRGIEA, from the exons ATGAATCTGGAG gagcAAAAGATGGAATCGGGATCGGATCTGGGAAAGCTCTTCATTGGCGGGATTTCATGGGATACAGATGAAGAACGGCTGCGAGAGTATTTTGGCAAGTATGGAGATTTGGTTGAAGCTGTGATCATGAGAGACCGTACCACTGGACGTGCTCGTGGCTTTGGCTTTATCGTCTTTGCAGATCCTTCTGTTGCAGAGAGAGTGATCATGGAGAAACACATCATTGATGGCCGCACG GTCGAGGCGAAGAAAGCTGTCCCACGGGATGATCAGCAAGTGCTAAAACGACATGCCAGTCCAATGCACCTTATCTCACCCAGCCATGGTGGTAATGGTGGCGGAGCACGGACAAAGAAGATCTTTGTTGGAGGTTTACCGTCTAGCATTACTGAGGCTGAGTTCAAGAACTACTTTGATCAGTTTGGTACAATTGCTGATGTTGTGGTAATGTATGATCATAATACACAGAGGCCAAGAGGCTTTGGCTTCATCACTTTCGATTCTGAAGAGTCTGTTGATATGGTTCTCCACAAGACCTTCCATGAGTTAAACGGAAAGATGGTCGAGGTTAAAAGAGCAGTGCCAAAGGAGCTCTCCTCGACTCCTCCTAACCGAAGCCCGCTTCTTGGGTATGGTAACAACTATGGAGTGGTCTCTAACAGGTCATCTGCTAATAGCTACTTCAATAGTTTCCCTCCTGGTTATAACAACAATAATCTAGGCTCTGCTGGCCGGTTTAGTCC NATTGGTAGCGGTAGAAATGCTTTCTCTAGCTTTGGTCTCGGTTTGAATCAAGAACTGAATTTGAATTCAAACTTTGATGGAAACACTCTTGGTTATAGCCGGATCCAGGGCAACCAATACTTCAACGGTGCTTCACCAAACCGTTACAACTCTCCAATTGGGTACAATAGAGGTGACTCTGCTTACAACCCGAGCAACAGAGACTTGTGGGGAAACAGAAGCGATTCTTCAGGTCCCGGTTGGAACTTGGGAGTATCGGGTGGTGGTAACAACAGAGGAAACTGGGGACTTTCTTCTGTGACGAGCGATACCAATGGCTATGGAAGAAGCTACGGGATGGGTTCTGGACTTTCTGGGCTGTCATTTTCGGGTAACACGAATGGTTTTGATGGCTCTATAGGGGAATTGTATAGAGGCAACTCGGTTTACAGCGACTCAACATGGCAGCAGCAGTCAATGCCTCATAATCAGTCTTCTTCTAATGAGTTTGACGGCTTGTCTCGCTCTTATGGCTTTGGTATTGACAATGTAGGCTCAGACCCATCTGCTAATGCCTCAGAAGGTTACCCTGGAAACTACAATGTCGGAAATAGACAAACAAATAGAG GTATTGAAGCATAG